DNA from Haloferax volcanii DS2:
TGGTGCCCTCGATGACGTCTTCGTCCGGCCACGAGGCGTGGTAGACGACCGCAACGGGCGTGTCGGGGTCGTGGCCCTCGTCCAGCAGGCGGTCCATCGTCTCCGAGACGGCGTGGGTGCCGAGGTAGATACAGACCGTGGTGTCACCGAAGCCGACGAAGTCGCTGATGTGGTCCTCCTCGGCCGAGAGCGTCCGGCCCCGCGGCCGGGTGAAGACGACGTGATTCGAGACCTCGTTGAGCGTCAACTGGGTGCGGAGCGTCGCGCTCGCGGCGAACGCCGAGGTGACGCCGGGAACGAGGTAGCTCGGCACGCCAGCCTCGGCCAGCGCGTCCATCTGCTCCAAGGCGGCCCCGTAAATCGCCGGGTCGCCGCTGTGGAGTCTGACGACGGTCCGACCCGACTCGTAGGCGTCGGCCATC
Protein-coding regions in this window:
- the cobM gene encoding precorrin-4 C(11)-methyltransferase — encoded protein: MSADGEADTGFTDEEGIPFVGAGPGDPDLLTVAGRKLVEDADLVVHAGSLVNSELLDEFCADAERVNSVGKDLEELIPLMADAYESGRTVVRLHSGDPAIYGAALEQMDALAEAGVPSYLVPGVTSAFAASATLRTQLTLNEVSNHVVFTRPRGRTLSAEEDHISDFVGFGDTTVCIYLGTHAVSETMDRLLDEGHDPDTPVAVVYHASWPDEDVIEGTIETIGERVEDAGYRASALVIIGEAVNGSAYERSFLYGDWARGGDAPNDEPDTETQEPDNE